Proteins encoded in a region of the Oscarella lobularis chromosome 17, ooOscLobu1.1, whole genome shotgun sequence genome:
- the LOC136197397 gene encoding transmembrane protein 216-like isoform X1 yields the protein MSRSGNYAVTISSLPLQIFVYCSGCYLPFFFVAEALMFVYKGAVLPYSNATLAAEIILLVLYAGVEGCRLFIGAKGNLTQRKLPLFVALALAVPVLFGYLFFLLWQTYVLRIETVLIYIGIVLLACQVVFSFLTVWAFLRQDALP from the exons ATGTCTAGATCAG GGAATTACGCGGTGACT ATCTCTTCCCTTCCGCTACAGATATTCGTCTACTGCAGCGGCTGCTACCTGCCCTTCTTTTTCGTAGCCGAAGCCCTAATGTTCGTCTACAAAG GCGCAGTTCTTCCGTACTCGAACGCCACACTGGCAGCAGAAATCATACTTCTCGTACTCTACGCCGGTGTAGAAGGCTGCAGACTATTTATCG GGGCTAAGGGGAATCTGACTCAACGGAAGTTGCCTCTCTTTGTTGCTCTTGCTCTAGCAGTTCCGGTTTTATTTGGctatcttttctttctcctctgGCAAACTTATGT ATTGCGGATAGAGACTGTGTTAATCTACATTGGAATCGTGCTGCTGGCCTGCCAAGTGGTCTTTAGCTTTCTTACGGTTTGGGCCTTTCTAAG GCAAGATGCCTTACCTTGA
- the LOC136197440 gene encoding uncharacterized protein — translation MTKNKGKRTKSTKLDTDPKIDECKSQYQPILPRNGPPRREDVDERKQRVKRPMNAFMVWARQKRPEMAKTYPELSNSEISSRLGSTWNELTDQQKQPYFDEAQRLKMEHQRAHPDWVYNPKPKKPKSPSDVVAGIRTLYGLAFGQTTSTALGSQSFDGVQVGGGNDGGGGKIQVALPVRAATGSSGGQTVYLPIVTNGGIVHIPARKVLTTSGLPPVTILTPGPLPPVTTILPPPPPPLLLPVPAAASASDEPAAMRVMEEGSSKSSGAGAGGSGDSTDYMYADLDSLMTEFEQEISEIELDNEHFCKSLLDSSDVPPQGQMVVSAAATTGAGDGDGDDADESTNDEQFQSLDVIDVDQYLKELQGSKGNVGSKEDDVVVKRESSSSPPPPPPPPPSSSPSRGEETSIDDGQD, via the coding sequence ATGACCAAAAACAAAGGCAAACGCACGAAATCGACCAAACTCGACACGGATccaaaaatcgacgaatgcaaAAGCCAATACCAGCCAATTCTACCACGCAACGGCCCGCCCCgtcgcgaagacgtcgatgaAAGAAAGCAGCGAGTCAAACGACCAATGAACGCCTTCATGGTGTGGGCCCGACAAAAGCGACCGGAAATGGCGAAAACGTACCCGGAACTAAGCAACTCGGAAATCAGCAGTCGACTCGGCTCGACGTGGAACGAGTTGACCGATCAGCAAAAGCAGCCCTACTTCGACGAAGCCCAACGTCTCAAAATGGAACATCAACGTGCGCACCCCGATTGGGTATACAATCCCAAGCCAAAGAAGCCCAAATCGccgtccgacgtcgtcgccggcattCGTACTCTTTACGGACTCGCTTTCGgtcagacgacgtcgacggctctCGGAAGTCAGTCGTTCGACGGTGTTCAAGTTGGCGGCGGaaatgacggcggcggcggaaaaattCAAGTCGCTTTGCCCGTGCGAGCGGCGACGGGGTCTTCCGGCGGACAAACCGTTTATCTTCCTATCGTCACCAATGGCGGAATTGTTCACATTCCCGCGCGGAAAGTCCTGACGACATCCGGGTTACCGCCTGTTACGATACTCACGCCCGGACCGTTGCCTCCCGTTACGACGATCcttccgcctccgccgccgccgcttctgTTGCCGGTaccggcggcggcttcgGCGTCCGACGAACCGGCGGCGATGCGCGTGATGGAAGAGGGGAGTTCGAAATCGAGTGGCGCCGGCGCCGGTGGAAGCGGCGATTCGACCGATTACATGTACGCCGATTTGGATAGTCTCATGACCGAATTCGAGCAGGAGATCAGCGAAATCGAATTGGACAACGAGCACTTTTGCAAGAGTCTTCTCGACAGCAGCGACGTTCCGCCCCAAGGCCAAATGGTCGTCTCTGCTGCCGCTACGAccggcgccggcgacggcgacggcgacgacgccgacgagtcgacgaacgacgagcaatttcaatcgctcgacgtcatcgatgtCGATCAGTATTTGAAAGAGCTCCAAGGGAGCAAGGGTAACGTTGGTAGTaaagaggacgacgtcgtagtGAAGAGGGAGAGTTCttcgtctccgccgccgccgccgccgccgccgccgtcatcgtcgccgtctcgtgGCGAGGAGACGTCAATCGACGACGGTCAGGATTAA
- the LOC136197443 gene encoding ribulose-phosphate 3-epimerase-like translates to MSSTPCIKCQIGPSVLNSDLANLASESNRVLDSGADYLHLDVMDGHFVPNITFGAPVVKCLRSKVPVGTYFDVHMMVSEPEKWIRDMEDAGCNRFVFHYESTDRPADLIRLVREAGMDVGVVVKPKTPVSVVYPLVDHVDMVLIMTVEPGFGGQKFMTDMMPKVADLRARYPNLDIEVDGGLSPATIDAAAQAGANLIVAGTAVMKSDNPKDVIQQLRDSVNKWLVYKTPA, encoded by the coding sequence atgtcgtcgacgccttgCATCAAATGCCAAATCGGTCCGTCGGTTCTCAACTCCGATTTAGCGAACCTAGCGTCAGAATCGAACCGAGTTCTCGACAGCGGCGCCGACTATCTTCATCTCGACGTCATGGACGGCCATTTCGTGCCGAACATCACCTTCGGAGCGCCCGTCGTCAAGTGCCTGCGCTCCAAAGTGCCCGTCGGAACGTATTTCGACGTTCACATGATGGTCTCGGAGCCGGAGAAGTGGATACGGGACATGGAAGACGCCGGATGCAATCGATTCGTCTTCCACTACGAATCGACCGATCGACCGGCGGACTTGATTCGGCTCGTCCGAGAAGCGGGGATGgacgtgggcgtggtcgtcAAGCCTAAAACGCCCGTGTCCGTCGTCTATCCGCTCGTCGATCACGTCGATATGGTTTTGATTATGACGGTGGAGCCGGGTTTTGGCGGGCAGAAATTCATGACTGATATGATGCCCAAAGTGGCGGAtttgcgcgcgcgctatcCGAACTTGGATATCGAGGTCGATGGGGGATtgtcgccggcgacgatcgatgcTGCTGCTCAGGCGGGAGCGAATTTGATTGTTGCTGGGACTGCTGTGATGAAGAGCGACAATCCGAAGGACGTTATTCAGCAGTTGAGAGACAGCGTTAATAAGTGGCTTGTGTATAAAACGCCGGCTTGA
- the LOC136197395 gene encoding large ribosomal subunit protein bL21-like: protein MLATRRIVQLGLRTASCLSSRLLSKPLTSEPLVTWHSQSEQSNSLKEAARAFAVVHLAGRQHKITEDDTVAVNKLDVETGAKIRLEKVLLAGTSDLTLIGTPLLSKSLVQVEATVVEQTKSERMLVFKKKRRKNYKRKRGYRQDITVLRINRINLPDNSTQN, encoded by the exons ATGCTTGCTACTCGAA gaATAGTCCAGTTGGGATTGAGAACGGCTTCTTGCCTATCGTCCCGTCTCCTAAGCAAACCCCTGACGTCCGAGCCTCTCGTCACGTGGCATTCTCAAAGCGAACAGTCGAATTCTCTAAAAGAGGCAGCAAGAGCCTTTGCCGTCGTGCATTTGG CTGGCAGACAGCATAAAATTACTGAAGACGACACGGTAGCCGTTAATAAACTCGACGTAGAAACAGGGGCAAAGATACGTCTTGAGAAG GTTCTCCTTGCTGGCACTTCTGATTTAACTCTTATTGGAACTCCATTGCTTAG TAAGAGTCTCGTTCAAGTAGAGGCTACTGTCGTCGAGCAAACGAAATCCGAACGAATGCTCGTCTTTAAGAAAAAGAGGCGAAAGAATTACAAGAGGAAAAGGG GCTATCGTCAAGACATCACCGTCTTGCGAATTAATAGGATTAACTTACCAGATAATTCGACGCAGAATTAG
- the LOC136197397 gene encoding transmembrane protein 216-like isoform X2: MSRSGNYAVTISSLPLQIFVYCSGCYLPFFFVAEALMFVYKGAVLPYSNATLAAEIILLVLYAGVEGCRLFIGAKGNLTQRKLPLFVALALAVPVLFGYLFFLLWQTYVLRIETVLIYIGIVLLACQVVFSFLTVWAFLR; this comes from the exons ATGTCTAGATCAG GGAATTACGCGGTGACT ATCTCTTCCCTTCCGCTACAGATATTCGTCTACTGCAGCGGCTGCTACCTGCCCTTCTTTTTCGTAGCCGAAGCCCTAATGTTCGTCTACAAAG GCGCAGTTCTTCCGTACTCGAACGCCACACTGGCAGCAGAAATCATACTTCTCGTACTCTACGCCGGTGTAGAAGGCTGCAGACTATTTATCG GGGCTAAGGGGAATCTGACTCAACGGAAGTTGCCTCTCTTTGTTGCTCTTGCTCTAGCAGTTCCGGTTTTATTTGGctatcttttctttctcctctgGCAAACTTATGT ATTGCGGATAGAGACTGTGTTAATCTACATTGGAATCGTGCTGCTGGCCTGCCAAGTGGTCTTTAGCTTTCTTACGGTTTGGGCCTTTCTAAGGTAG
- the LOC136197433 gene encoding uncharacterized protein produces MEKPADVQKEGAVPFETLQGPNGLNSIVKRFSRAVEVVRCAADFYKRLAEIEDGYAASLQKVLRSSSYTFRQNFLQQLFGSGEAEEFGTLNNGWKLVGVVLDRLASHHSEKATNLREQVRAPLEQALPQLEKTKVELTQESKFLSRELAASEKILLGEKRLYVKMSEDTEKLRKQKAKLEHDLFSKAAVVPKLDKVRVQLGESTASCFTQEKKYRDAVDEHCRKIKEFETRSASLARKLDSEESDRIELLKKSFQELARVLSDTCPTYLDGMQRILLFADEVNSHEDMNGFVNMHPHLKSPLDRPKFESFQAVAKVVSTPREGGVGEDDAVSVASVQPAKEKRDHAAEFFQSFDATRSSPVAKPKLPPRLPQVTTGKESDGINVSNSDFTPVDLEVTNESEKRELPSKAPAVKPKPPPPVKPEKIAVPVEEEEEEEKEKSEDDDNAENISSSMPNAESVSADNVLDSIISFKRGEGSRSKPVISPKPKPAPKLNSAESKLAELIRTSKQNDFYGLLGATARSSNAELAKLRREKTAQLHPDRFSKDERDERRRASAQLAELNRIYADVMMKEKARNLYNQLENFRKKYSEIATQPPDKLKLAVDRFEQLRGDLTRAHVPERLAQELALAVETAKAYEKQKTT; encoded by the exons ATGGAGAAACCAGCAGATGTACAGAAAGAAGGGGCTGTGCCCTTCGAAACTCTTCAAGGACCG AACGGTCTCAATTCGATTGTAAAGCGATTCTCGCGCGCTGTCGAGGTCGTCCGCTGCGCGGCCGACTTTTATAAG CGTTTGGCTGAAATCGAAGACGGCTACGCGGCGTCGCTGCAGAAAGTGCTGCGGAGCTCGTCCTATACGTTTAGACAGAATTTTCTTCAGCAACTGTTCGGAAGTGGCGAAGCCGAAGAATTCGG GACATTGAATAATGGCTGGAAATTGGTAGGCGTGGTATTGGATCGCTTAGCGTCACATCATTCAGAAAAG GCTACCAATCTACGGGAACAGGTTCGCGCTCCACTCGAGCAGGCTTTGCCACAATTAGAAAAAACCAAAGTAGAG CTGACTCAGGAGTCAAAGTTTCTATCTCGAGAACTTGCTGCATCGGAGAAAATTCTGCTCGGA GAAAAGAGACTCTACGTAAAAATGAGCGAGGATACTGAAAaactaagaaaacaaaaggcCAA ATTAGAACACGACCTTTTCTCCAAAGCAGCAGTTGTACCCAAG TTGGATAAGGTTCGCGTGCAACTGGGAGAGAGCACGGCGTCTTGCTTCACACAGGAGAAAAA ATATCGCGACGCTGTCGACGAACACTgcagaaaaataaaagaattcGAAACGAGATCCGCCTCCCTGGCAAGG AAGCTCGACTCAGAGGAGTCCGACCGCATCGAActtctaaaaaaatcgtttcaaGAACTAGCTCG GGTTTTGTCTGACACGTGCCCGACGTACTTGGACGGAATGCAGCgcattcttctcttcgccgacgaggtCAACTCCCACGAAGACATGAACGGATTCGTTAATATGCATCCTCATCTAAAAAGTCCATTGGACAGGCCGAAATTTGAGTCATTTCAAGCCGTGGCCAAA GTTGTTTCTACTCCTCGAGAAGGAGGAGTCGGAGAAG ACGATGCCGTTTCTGTTGCTTCTGTTCAACCGGCTAAGGAAAAGCGCGATCATGCtgctgaattttttcagagtTTCGATGCAACTCGGTCGTCTCCCGTTGCCAAGCCCAAACTGCCACCGCGACTCCCCCAGGTCACTACTGGGAAAGAGTCCGATGGCATCAACGTCTCCAACTCGGACTTCACGCCCGTCGACTTGGAAGTGAcgaacgaaagcgagaaacGCGAATTGCCGTCAAAAGCGCCCGCTGTTAAACCGAAGCCCCCACCACCTGTCAAGCCTGAAAAGATTGCAGTTCCTgtagaggaggaggaggaggaggagaaggagaagtcGGAAGATGACGACAATGCGGAGAATATTTCGTCATCGATGCCTAATGCCGAGTCCGTTTCGGCGGATAATGTATTAGACTCCATTATTTCATTTAAACGCGGCGAGGGGTCTCGATCCAAGCCCGTAATCAGTCCCAAGCCGAAACCGGCACCGAAGCTCAATAGCGCTGAAA GCAAGCTGGCTGAATTGATAAGGACGAGCAAGCAAAATGACTTCTATGGGCTACTCGGTGCCACTGCTCGCTCGTCCAACGCGGAATTGGCGAAGCTGagacgcgagaaaacggcTCAACTTCATCCCGATCGATTCAGTAAGGATgaaagagacgaacgacgaag GGCTTCCGCTCAACTTGCGGAATTGAATCGTATCTACGCCGACGTGATgatgaaagaaaaggcgagGAATCTCTATAACCAACTAGAAAACTTTAGAAAG AAATATTCGGAAATTGCTACCCAACCGCCAGACAAATTGAAATTGGCCGTGGATCGTTTCGAGCAATTGCGCGGCGATCTGACGCGAGCCCACGTGCCCGAGCGCCTAGCACAAGAACTCGCTCTAGCCGTCGAAACGGCAAAAGCGTacgaaaaacagaaaacgacatAG